In Anomaloglossus baeobatrachus isolate aAnoBae1 chromosome 2, aAnoBae1.hap1, whole genome shotgun sequence, the DNA window ctgctgatcctcctccttcctccctccctgctgctgatcctcctccttcctccctcctgctgctgatcctcctgctcctcctccgctGTGTGCACTACGGTACAGCCTAGCACATCACCGCATGTTATTAACTCTATATTAATGTGCTCTTTCCTCCCCTCTGTAGACTGTAACACTACAGATCCAGTGCTGCCCTTGGACGCCCACGCCCCCCACACCATGACCCCCTCCAATACCTCCGTCCCCAGGTCTTCCACTCCTTCCCATGGGTCAACGATGCTGGACTCTGCACCTGGGAGGAAAACGCCATCGAAAGTGGTCTACGTCTTTTCTACTGAAATGGCCAACAAGTGAGTCCTGCGGCTTTATCAGCGGCGTGAAGCAGACATGTGATATATTTAAGCATAAGATGATTTAACCCCTAAATAACGGGAgattttcaaaatttttttttttatttatttactttttgttTTTTATCGTTTATTTCTTCAGAaccaaaacttattttttttttctcagtccccatagctgtatgagggcttgtatttttgcaggacgagttgtacttttgaatgacacccttCATTTTATCATGTGTTGCACTAGAAAGCGGAGaaaagttctaaaaaaaaaaaaaaaagtgtaatttcgcAATTGACTTTTGAGTTTTTCATTTACTTTGTTCTGTATACCGTAACAGTGACCAGaccatatgattctccaggtcagtacgaggacGCAGACGCCACACAGGCagggttttgttttttaatttaagaAGTGGGGGAAACAAAATATATTCTgaactttaaaaaaacaaacaacctttgcttgttttgccattttccaagacctgtgacgcttttttttttttttttttttttgggatctgGTGCTTTGTTGTGAGGgcgtgtgtttttgttttgttttttttgtttttttgcgccctgagctgccatttttactgataccattttgggggcaATACGATATTATGATCGCCTTTTATTTCAACGTAgtggcagacaaaaaaaaaatcttggggTGGGGTGAGTtgtactattctgctgttgcagtcactgtataaatacattactgatccggtattctactccagagctgcactcactattctgctggtgaagtcactgtataaatacattactgatccggtattatactccagagctgcactcactattctgctggtgcagtcactgtataaatacattactgatccggtattgtactccagagctgcactcactattctgctggttcagtcactgtataaatacattactgatccggtattatactccagagctgcactcgctattctgctggtgcagtcactgtataaatacattactgatccggtattctactccagagctgcactcactattctgctggttcagtcactgtataaatacattactgatccggtattatactccagagctgcactcactattctgctggtgaagtcactgtataaatacattactgatcctgtattatactgcagagctgcactcactattctgctgctgcagtcactgtttacatacattacattactgatcctgagttacctcctgtattatactgcagagctgcactcactattctgctgctgcagtcactgtgtacatgcattacattactgatcctgagttaccccctgtattatactccagagctgaactcactattctgctgctgcagtcactgtgtacatacatcgcTGATCCTGAGCTCCGGTATCACGATCATACACAATGTTTCTCCCGTTATTTCCTGCACTTAGTAGCCTTTTCTCTTGTGCCCCCACAGAGCTGCAGAAGCCGTTATGAAGGGACAAGCCGAATCCATTGTCCTCTTCCACATACAGAGCACCTCAAACAGCAAAGCTGAACGCACTTCAACTCCTACGGTGGGTGTCGTCTTATTGTTGCCCATTTACAGAATTGCAACTATTATTGGCGCCGTATACAACCTTAGTTTTCACTGCTGTGCTTAAACTGAGAAAAGATGCAGTGTAAGGATTGTGGTGGGGCAGAGCTGatgcacctgcgcctgttagccccacatgtctgctgtacaaatcagcagacgtgcGGGGATCACTGTCGGCtgaccgcagcagccggcggtgattatacCAACATGAGCCATGACGTACCTGGTACGTCaaatgtcggtaagaggttaatACTAATTGTAAATcaaccctgaaatttattgggcgattcatggatcatacgcctgaattttgccattaagctccttgttggaGAACATTAAGTTCTGAAACTTTGGACACGAGCAGCCAAAGTTTAGAGAAGTCACATTAAGGGTCACCTGAAAAGATTAGGGGGCGTTAtaagatcatcctgaaatttcacctaaaagccaaatatcccaaacTTTTTGTGAGTTTGCATGGCCGGGTGGAGAGCTTTAAAGCTCTTTgacagggataaaaaaaaaaaaagtagtagcCCGTCCTCTATGGAGGTAATAAAAGGAACAGGTCACATTGAACATATAGCGGGCAGCTTGTTATagaacaggaggagctggtggaaaAAGATTCAatatgactattttttttttttcaattgaattCCTGCTTGCTCtgggcttaggagtccagtgggtggagtTACGAAGAACCTCCCACTGGACTCGTAAGCCCAGAACAAGCAGGAATTAAATCCCATGACAGTTATatagttttatggtaaaattaattaTTGTAACTGTCATTTGATTTGAATTCCTGCCCGCTCTGGGCTTACGAGTCCAGTGGGAGGTTCTTCGTAACTCCACCCACTGGACTCCCAAGCCCAGAGCGAGCAGGAATTCAAATGAaaaagttatactgaatctttcccAACCAAATaatatatcaatctgctcagctcttCCTAGTCTATCACAATCTGCCCACAGAAGAGACTATATCAGAAGTCAGAAATATTTCTTTCACTGGTGATGTTTGATTTATTTTCaacttattctttttttttttttctttttgatttcAGAATACTCAGATCTCTGCAAACATTCGTAACGAACCGAAATCAATCCCACGGGAACCTACCCCCCAGGAACAGAACCATACTCAAGCGGCCAAAGTGCAATCAAACCCGCCTGGTCCGGCCCTGCCTTCCAAGCCTGCGGCGCCTCATTGTCCGATCGGGCAAGAGTCGGGGGTGGCGGAGAGCAAAATCGCAGCCAGCAGCCCTGCCAACCCTAACGTACTACAGACTGAGGGGTGCGGGCCGAGCTCCACGCCCAACAACCAAGCTGCCAGCCCCATGTCTCAGGGCAGTGTCGTTGCCCCTCCCGTAGACCCCAAGGCAGAGCCCAAAAGTTCCTCGCAGCAGGTACCGAGCGGGGATCAAGCGTCGTCATTAGGAGACAATCCCGACGGACTTTCTCAAGAGCAGCTGGAGCATCGAGAGAGATCTTTACAAACCCTAAGAGACATTCAGCGGATGCTTTTCCCGGACGAGAAAGAGTTTGCCATAAAAGACATTACAGGCCAAAGTGGGGGACCTCAACAAAACTCTGGAATGCTGGACAATCCTCAGAAGAAACTTGAAGGCCCTATACAGGCCATGATGGCTCAGTCGCAAAACCTAGGCAAAGGCCCCGGCCCCCATCCTGACGGAGGTATGCCATTCGGGCCGCAAGGACATAGAGACATGCCTTTTTCACCAGAGGATATGGTTCCCCCGCCTATGAATCCTCAGCCTGGCCAAGACCACCTCGACCACATGACCCCGGAGCAGGTAGCTTGGCTAAAACTACAGCAGGAGTTCTACGAGGAGAAGCGGCGTAAGCAGGAGCAGGCGGTGGTGCAGCAGCGGTCGTTACAGGACATGATGGTACACCAGCACGGACCTAGGGGAATGGTCAGAGGTCCTCCACCCCCTTATCAAATGAACCCTGGGGAAAATTGGGGTCCTGGTGGCCCcgagccttttccagacggcatgggcATGCCTCACCCCATGCCCCCAAAAGGTATGCCTCCTCATCCAAATGTGCCTGGAAGCCAAATGCAGCGATTGCCCGGATTCGTCGGCATGATGAACCCGGACATGGAAGGCCCCAACGTTCCGAATCCTGCATCGAGGCCCGGGCTTCCCAGTGTTAATTGGCCAGATGAGGTGCCAAAAATTCCCGACGGACGTAACTTCCCCCCCGGACAGAACATATTTAGCGGCCCGGGGCGAGGCGAGAGGTTCCCTAACCCGCAAGGGTTGCCGGACGAGATTTTTCATCAGCACGTTACGGAAAAGCAGCTGGTCATGCCCCCCGGCATCGGCATAGAGGGTATTAGGCCGGTGATGGAAATGAGCCGGGGCATGCCACCTCAAAGGAACATGGAGCCGGGGGGCGGCTTGTTCCCCCGGATGCCCGGAGACGCAGCACTGAGCCCGTCGCGGATAGAGTTCCATAAGGGGATGCCTCCTAACATGGGCCCTAACCGGGACGTAGAGTTTGGCATGGGCCCCGGCAACATGAACATGAAGGTGGACATGAATCTGAACGTCAATATGAATTCCAACCAGCAGCTAATGCCTCAAAAACTGCGAGATGTCATGGGTCCCGACGACATGATAAAACTGAGGCCGGGGAGCACCGAGATGCTTCCTAACCAGCAAAAAATGCATCCCGCGGCCTTCGAGCACTCGCAGCAGGACTACGGCATGGGCTCCCGGCCTTATCTCAACATGTCCCAGCCTCCGGGAGGAGGAGTACTGAGGAACCCTAGAGAACAGATGGGGCCTGAGCAAAGGACTAACAGCCGGCTCAGCCACATGCCACCTCTACCTCTCAATCCAAACAGTAACCCAGGCACCCTCAACGTTGCGCCCCCCGGGCAGCGCGGCCTGGGCCGTAAACCTTTGGATAACGTTTCCGTTTCTGGCAGTCAAGTGAACTCTCCCGGTGTGAACCCTTTAAAATCCCCCACCATGCGCCAGGTCCAATCTCCGATGCTGGGCTCCCCCTCCGGTAATCTTAAGTCCCCCCAAACGCCGTCTCAGTTAGCCGGGATGTTGACAGGACCAACGGCTGCAGCTGCTGCTTCCATTAAGTCCCCGCCGGTCATGgggtctgctgccgcttcaccggtcCACCTGAAGTCTCCGTCCTTACCTGTTCCTTCCCCAGGTTGGACGTCTTCTCCGAAACCTCCAATGCAAAGTCCAGGAATCCCCCCAAACCAGCACAAGCCACCACTAGGCATCACATCACCAGCCATGATGGGGAACATGGAGTCAGGTGAGCGCCCTTCTGTGTGCAGTATGTGAAGTGCTGGGTATAAGTAATACCGGGATCATGGCACTGCCCACGGCTGCCATCTCTTGTGATATTACTAGGTTTTATCTTTTCTGATATATAATGAGACATTTGTGATTGTTGGATTATTGCACTTAATGCAGTTGTTTAATGCGAGTTGAGTTTAGCGGTTTATACAGAGCGGGAGCCGGCCCTGCTATTAACTCCCGAGTATCAGGGCCATTTAAGACCGTTTGTTGATGAGACTTTCCATTTTAATacatgtattatcctccagagctgcactcactattctgctggtgcagtcactgtgtacatacattacattactgatcctgtattatactccagagctgcactcactattctgctggtgcagtcactgtgtacatacattacattactgatcctgtattatactccagagctgccctctctattctgctggtgcagtcactgtgtacatacattacattactgatcctgtattatactccagagctgcactcactattctgttcgtgcagtcactgtgtacatacattacattactgatcctgtattatactccagagctgcactcactattctgctggtgcagtcactgtgtacatacattacattactgatcctgagttacatcctgtattatactccagagctgcactcactattctgctggtgcagtcactgtgtacatacattacattactgatcctgtattatcctccagagctgcactcactattctgctggtgcagtcactgtgtacatacattacattactgatcctgaattacatcctgtattatactccagagctgcactcactattctgctggtgcagtcactgtgtacatacattacattactgatcctgagttacctcctgtattatactccagagctgcactcactgttctgctggtggtgTCAGTCCAGTTTTCCGTCCTCCCCGGTGTCGGTGTGTTGGATATATCGGTGTATACGGCGGTTATTACACAGGAATGTATATTTGTTGGCCGCAGTGATATTTTGCTCTGTTCCTCTGATAATGCTCATTGATTTCTGTGTAGCCCGGAGCTGTGGTTGCCATGGCAGCGGTGTACAATCCTCCGGGGTACCGTCCATCTTGCCTCCCGGACACGTCATATATTCGGCTAGTATCTTCTAAGCAGATCGCAGCTGCTTTTGGGGTACAGGAGTACCTCCAGCAGCGTCATACGTAACGCTTCCCCGTCCATTCCGTGATTGCGCGGTGATGTCCCGTCACTAATGATGGACGCTTGTTTATCACATCCACCAAACACCCTGGGATGACTGAGTGCACACAGTGCGCTTAGTGGTTACTACACAGCCCAACCCTCCTGCCCCTGCGGCCGTCTGCGCCTGCTCTGATCATGGCTCTGACTCCTTAGATGCAGTAGTAGCCGCGAACCGCAGCATCTAAGCGGTTAGGGAAAAGCCGGGACCCTCTGCTGCAAGTCATGGCAGGTGACAACCCACCACGTCTGCCGTCCTTATATTCCCCTATTTtgcgtgtgtgggggggtgattTCGTTTCCCCCCACTTCTCCATAAAAGGAATAATAACCTGATTTAAAAAATGGACAtattgccaattttgcaagtttttgggccattgtcatgctggaagacccagccacgacccatcttccatgctgttactgagggaaggaggttgttggccaaaatctcgcgatACACGACCCTATCCAACCTACCTTCAATACGGTACAGTCGTCCTGTCCCATTTGCACCCTCAAAATATGACgattccaccaccatgcttcatggttgggatggtgCTCTTGGGgttatactcatccttcttcttcctccaaacacaagtgagtggagttgataccaaaaagttgtattttgttcccatctgaccacatgaccttctcccatgcctcctctggatcatccagatggtcattggtgagcttcaaacgggcctggatatgtgctggtgtgagcagggggaccttgtgtgccctgcaggattttactcCATGACGGcgcagtgtgttactaatggtaatctttgagactgtggtcccagctctcttcaggtcattgaccaggtcctcctgagtagttttgggctgattcttgacctttctcagaatcctccTTACCCTACAAGGCGAGATTGTGCAAGgaaccccagaccgagtaagattgacagtcatcttgtgtttcttccatctgctaataattgtgccaacagttgttgccttctcaccaagctgcttgttttttgtcctgtagcccatcccaggcttgtgcaggtctactattttgtccctggtgtcattagacagctctttggtcttggccatggtggagaggtcggAGTGGGATTATGTGGATAATGTCTTTtacacaggtaacaagttcaaacaggtgcgattaatacaggtaatgagtgcagaggaggagaaaaaataacaggtcttgctggttggtcggtgataaaatacttatttcatgcaatgagGGGGAAAAATGACTGCATACGATTAATAAAAGTTCCATGTAATGAACGATGGATCCGTCCGCCGGCGGCGATCACTGGGGTGTGTCGGTTATTGCAGCGGAGCGTTCAGTTCCCGTGCAGCACCACCACTGGTGGAAATGTGGCATTACACCGCGTACATTGAAATCAGTGGGTTGTCTGTGTAATGTGCCGGGTCCTCCGGCGTGAGGGACTGGGCTCCGGAGTTTGGAGACATGGAATTCCTTTATATAAAACCTCTGCTTGTTTACAGTGAATGAACATCATCAGAAAGGGGAAAACCCTTCTACTCGAGCGAGCAGAGACGTTCACTGACCATGGTCCGGCGGCCATGTCTGTAGTCCTGCAGCCGTCTCCTCAGCACCTCTTCTGCTCTTATATCACTGCTAgaggctgagggtttgttacaatgtgtcagtgatcttactgcactgatacattgtaacagaccgcTGCTCTGAGAGCAGAAAAGGTTTTCTGCGGGTGTTGGAGGCTCCTGCTTAGTGTTAGAAGCTTTGATATGTTGCTTGTCAGTCTGTGAGCTATAGTTCTCTGTTATCACCCAGTTCAGCTTTGGCGTCTTAGCCTTATGGTCTAATGTGTACAGTTATGGGGTTTCCCCTCACGTGCTCCTCCATATAGGATATGTCAGCGGGTCGGTAGATCCAGTCCCTCACTCCAGTCATATCTAAAGCGGCGCTCTGTGCGGCCCCTTCCGGCGGCGCTCTGTGCGGCCCCTTCCGGCGGCGCTCTGTGCGGCCCCTTCCGGCGGCGCTCTGTGCGGCCCCTTCCGGCGGCGCTCTGTGCGGCCCCTTCCGGCGGCGCTCTGTGCGGCCCCTTCCGGCGGCGCTCTGTGCGGCCCCTTCCGGCGGCGCTCTGTGCGGCCCCTTCCGGCGGCGCTCTGTGCGGCCCCTTCCGGCGGCGCTCTGTGCGGCCCCTTCCGGCGGCGCTCTGTGCGGCCCCTTCCGGCGGCGCTCTGTGCGGCCCCTTCCGGCGGCGCTCTTGCTGCTA includes these proteins:
- the BCL9 gene encoding B-cell CLL/lymphoma 9 protein; amino-acid sequence: MLELQEGRTHFNKRERNKKEKDEQKDNADKGAAQKAPLKPPSPPKNLASPTASVTVSSGSLSMHSSNPKVRNSPSGNTQSSPKSKPEVMVHPPSVMSPSGNPQLDAKFSSQGKQGGSASQSQASPCDPKSGNHTPKPLQAPGGSMGLKNGAGNGAKGKGKRERSISAESFDQRDPGTPTTDSEIKDCNTTDPVLPLDAHAPHTMTPSNTSVPRSSTPSHGSTMLDSAPGRKTPSKVVYVFSTEMANKAAEAVMKGQAESIVLFHIQSTSNSKAERTSTPTNTQISANIRNEPKSIPREPTPQEQNHTQAAKVQSNPPGPALPSKPAAPHCPIGQESGVAESKIAASSPANPNVLQTEGCGPSSTPNNQAASPMSQGSVVAPPVDPKAEPKSSSQQVPSGDQASSLGDNPDGLSQEQLEHRERSLQTLRDIQRMLFPDEKEFAIKDITGQSGGPQQNSGMLDNPQKKLEGPIQAMMAQSQNLGKGPGPHPDGGMPFGPQGHRDMPFSPEDMVPPPMNPQPGQDHLDHMTPEQVAWLKLQQEFYEEKRRKQEQAVVQQRSLQDMMVHQHGPRGMVRGPPPPYQMNPGENWGPGGPEPFPDGMGMPHPMPPKGMPPHPNVPGSQMQRLPGFVGMMNPDMEGPNVPNPASRPGLPSVNWPDEVPKIPDGRNFPPGQNIFSGPGRGERFPNPQGLPDEIFHQHVTEKQLVMPPGIGIEGIRPVMEMSRGMPPQRNMEPGGGLFPRMPGDAALSPSRIEFHKGMPPNMGPNRDVEFGMGPGNMNMKVDMNLNVNMNSNQQLMPQKLRDVMGPDDMIKLRPGSTEMLPNQQKMHPAAFEHSQQDYGMGSRPYLNMSQPPGGGVLRNPREQMGPEQRTNSRLSHMPPLPLNPNSNPGTLNVAPPGQRGLGRKPLDNVSVSGSQVNSPGVNPLKSPTMRQVQSPMLGSPSGNLKSPQTPSQLAGMLTGPTAAAAASIKSPPVMGSAAASPVHLKSPSLPVPSPGWTSSPKPPMQSPGIPPNQHKPPLGITSPAMMGNMESGGPAPPVSQPAPINHPGSLPSSTSYTMAPEPTLSQNPLSIMMSRMSKFAMPSSTPLYHDAIKTVASSDDDSPPARSPNLPPMNNMSGMGMNPQNPSKMPGPHGGVSMPTLSPMGMTQPLSHGGQMPSPNAMPPNVPPHGGPMGAGMMPHNAMMAHASQEPPMVPQGRMAFAQGFPPVQSPPQVPFPHNGPNGGQGNFQPGMGFPGDGPLSRPGNLPPNAESVLCKAGCPSGPDTFAVMGNNMPSVFTDPDLQEVIRPGASGIPEFDLSRIIPSEKPSQTLQYFPRGEVPGRKPQQGPGFSHLPAMMGEPNPRMGLPMAGMGGPGPVVDMPGHNSMRPPGFMQQGMMGPHHRMMSPAQSGMPGQLTMMGNPGGVGMMPGKERMPGVLYSHPGPVGSPNMLMSMQGMMGPQQNLMIPPQMRPRGMPADVGMGGFSQGPGNAGNMMF